AAATAGCTTTTCTCCTTTTGCCAAACTTGGTAATCTCCTTCTTGCTTCTACTTCCCAGTATTCCTTTGTTTTCATTTTAGACCGCACCCCTTTAAGTAGACAACAAGTTAAGCTTCCATATTTAAAGTTAACGCTACTCGAAATTGATCGGTGATTTGTAACCAATCGACGAATGAAGGCGTTTTGAATTGTATACCTCCTCAATGAAACGGTCTATATTCTGAAGAGCGTCTTTGAATGTCCCGTATTCGTTCAAATAGACCTCTTCACACTTCAAAGTCTTTATGAGACTCTCCGCAAGCGTTGTCGTATGGTTTGCAGTCTGACTATTTTTCACGCACAGAAGATTGTCTTCTTTCATGAATCGTCGTACTTTCTTGCTATTAGCAAGATGTCCCCTGTTTCGGAGTTCTACTGTAATCCCTTCTATAACCATATCCTGGAAACTCGATTGCGATATTCTGAATTTCTTCCCTGAGCGATATATCAGAATTATCCTCACAAAAAAGCCTATAAGAACTATGCCGCCACGTGTAGTATCCAGACCTGCTGACATCAAGCAATTCCGTAGCCCTATTGACATAGACAGAATCCAAACAATTTGAAATGGCCATGAACTTTACTCCTCCCTTGATATCTCTTCCTGTACCCTCTTTTCCAAGAAATTCAATGCTTTTTTTAAAAATTCATTCTCAGCATATAGTTTGCCTACTAGCCTTTCCAGTTCTTGATTCCATGCAGCCTCCTTGTAAGTATTGCCACTGAATGCAGAATCTGGATCCTTTTGGTATTCCAGTCTCCATCTGGATATCATTGTCGGATGAAGGTTGTTCTCACGACTGAGTTGTGCCAGGTTCTTTCCACTCTCAAGCTCCCGAATTAGGGAGACCTTGAATTCCCGCGTGTACCTTCTTCTTGTCCTTTTTCCCATGTAATTCCCTCATAGTGACCCTAGCTTAACTATCTGTCCACTATGAGGGGCGCAGTCCATTTTAATAGTTAATGCAACTTACTAAATATTCAATTTCTTTTTCAGTCATCATTGGATACAAAGGCAGTGTTACTTCATGCGTCCCAACAAATTCGGTTTTTGGGAGTATCTCTTCTTTAAATCCAAACATCTTTCGATAATATGTAAAAAGATGAATCGGTGGATAATGAATACTTGTCTGTATTCCTTTTTCTTTTAATGTATCAATAAAGGCATTTCTTTCAATATTTTTTGATAACAATATCGGAAAGATATGATTTGATGATTTTACCTTATAATTTCTAAATGGAATAGAAATCTCAGATATGCTATTTAATCGAATTCTATATTCATCAACAATTTTTCTTCTTTTCTCATTATTTTCATCTAATTTTTTCAATTGAACCAATCCAAGTGCAGATGCCATTTCGTTTATCCGATAATTAAAGCCTATATCTATCACATCATAGCTATACGCATGCCCCTTATGCCGATCCCAGGTTAGAGTGGTCATCCCATGTGACCTCATTATCCGTATTTTCTCAGCCAGTGCTTCATTATTGGTTACGATCATTCCCCCCTCTCCAGTCGCCAGATTTTTATTAGAAAAAAAACTGAAACATCCTATATCTCCAATCGTCCCACATTTTTTACTTTTATATTCTGCTCCTGGTGCATGAG
This portion of the Candidatus Methanoperedens sp. genome encodes:
- a CDS encoding DegT/DnrJ/EryC1/StrS family aminotransferase, encoding MEWKIPLSDIDLDEEEIGAVTKVLRSKWLSMGPVTQQFEEEFAKYLGVKYAFGVANGTAALHIAHKVLGIAENDEVIVPSLTFVATANSVLYCGAKPVFADITSLDDFNISPEDIIEKITSKTKAITIVHYGGYPCDMDAIMKIASDHNLKVIEDAAHAPGAEYKSKKCGTIGDIGCFSFFSNKNLATGEGGMIVTNNEALAEKIRIMRSHGMTTLTWDRHKGHAYSYDVIDIGFNYRINEMASALGLVQLKKLDENNEKRRKIVDEYRIRLNSISEISIPFRNYKVKSSNHIFPILLSKNIERNAFIDTLKEKGIQTSIHYPPIHLFTYYRKMFGFKEEILPKTEFVGTHEVTLPLYPMMTEKEIEYLVSCINY